A window of [Ruminococcus] lactaris ATCC 29176 genomic DNA:
AGTTCAGAAGCAGCATCTGTATCAAGATCATCTACAGTTTCAAAAGAATCTGCATCGGACAGAACCGATTGGAATGCTTCCTGCTTTGAATTTGCTTTTGCATTGGCGATCGGTTCTTTCGTAACTCCGTATACAACACCAAGGAGCAGTCCGGCGATGACGGTGATCGCAGTGAGAATGAATGCATTTTTAACTATTTTATTCATTACTTCTCTCCTCCTTTTCCAAATGGCTTTGGCAGGGTTGCCTTCTCGATCAGAGGAACGAGCAGGTTGCTGATGATGATCGCATAAGATACACCTTCGGCAGAACCTCCGAAAAGACGGAACAGACCCGTCAGACATCCAAGGCAGATACCATAGACGATCTTTCCCTTACTGGTGATCGGAGAAGTGACATAATCTGTTGCCATAAACCATGCACCGAGCATGAGTCCGCCGCCGCATAAGTGTGCAGTAATGTACTGTGGGTCAAATCCATGACCGCCAAATAAAGAAATAAAAATGACAAATGTTAATATGTAAGTTCCGGGAATCCGCAGATCGATCACTCCCATAAGGATCAGGAACATTGCTCCGATCATCAGTGCGATGACAGAAGTTTCCCCGATCGTTCCACTGGTATTACCGATCAGCATTGCAAATGAATCTACAGATTCACCGGCTTTCAGATTCGCCAGAGGAGTTGGTCCTGTAACTCCGTCGTATACAAAATTTGTCATCTTTCCTGCAAAGCAGATCAGAAGAAAGCAACGTGCACCAAGAGCCGGGTTCATGAAATTCTGTCCCAGTCCTCCGAAGAGCTGCTTTACAACAATGATCGCAAAGAAAGCACCGACAACCCCCATCCACCACGGAAGTGTCGGAGGAAGATTCAGTGCGAGAAGCAATCCTGTGACTACTGCACTGAAATCTTTGATCGTGACCGGTTTATGCATGAGTTTCTCCCAGAGATATTCAGCCAAAACCGCTGCTGCTGTTGTTAGTACAATCAAAATCCACGCATTTTCATGCCGGAAATTCCAAATTCCAAAGAACGTTGCCGGAAGCAGGGAAATAACAACCATAAGCATAATATTACTGCTGGTTACTTTATCCCGGATATGCGGAGAAGATGATACATTATAATTTTCGTTCAATTTTATTCACCTCTCTTACTTTTTCTTCCTGTTGGCAAGTGTGATCTTACGCATAGAACCGATGGACTGTTTCAACTGACGCTTTGCCGGACAGACATAGCTGCAGGATCCACATTCCACACATTCCAGACCATTCCATGCCACAAAAGAAGCTTCATCTTGCCTTTTGGCGAAATCTGCCAGTCGGGATGGAATGATACGGCTTGGACATACATCGACGCATCTTGCACAGTTAATGCAGGCGGTCTCAGGACTCTTCTTTACAATATCTTCTTTGAAGGCAAGAAGTGAAGAAGAAGTTTTGGTGACCGGTGCATCCAGAGTGACCATGGCAAATCCCATCATCGGGCCTCCGGAGATCAGTTTCTCAGGTTCCTCAGTGAACCCGCCTGCCGCTTCAATCAGTTCCTTATGGCTGATGCCAAGCGGTACAAGGAAATTTCCCGGTTCAGCGACTGCATCACCGCTGACTGTCACCACACGTTCCATCAGAGGTTTCCCATTGATCACTGCATTATGAATCCCGATCAGAGTCTCTACATTGTCCACAATGCATCCTGCATCAGCAGGCAGCATGGATGCATTGATCGCACGTCCGGTGACGGCATAGATCAACTGTCGTTCAGCTCCCTGCGGATATTTGGTCATCAAAGCTTTCACATCCATTTTAGGTTCTTCAGAAACTGCATCCTGTAACTTCTGGATACAGTCCTTTTTATTATCTTCCACCGCAAAAATACCGCGTGCATTTGGGAACAGAGATAAAATAACACGCATTCCACTTACAAGATCTTCCGTATATTCAAGCATTCTGCGGTAATCAGCAGTGATATAAGGTTCACATTCAGCACAGTTTGCAATGATATATTCAATCTTGTCAGCATCTTTCGGGGAGAGCTTGACTCTGGTAGGAAAACCGGCACCTCCCATTCCTACAATACCGGCATCTCCTATTTTGGAAATGATCTCCTCGCGGGTCATTTCATTGAGAGGCTTAACCGGAGCATACTCTGCTTCCTGATATTCGCCATCATTCTGAATTACGATACAATCAACTTTTGTTCCGGTTGGATTAAAATGCTTTTCTAAAGCTTTTACTTTACCGGATACAGAAGAATATACCGGAGCAGAAACAAATCCTCCCGCTTCGGCGATCATTTGACCTTTTAAAACCTGGTCTCCTTTTTTTACCACCGGAACTGCCGGAGCACCGATATGCTGGGAGAGAGGATAGATGAGATCACCTGTCGGTAAAAGAGCTTTGATCGGCTGATCCTTTGAAAAACGTTTCCCGTCATCAGGATGTATTCCGCCTTTAAATGTCAAAAGTCCCATTTTACGCTTCCTTCCTTTCTTAGAAGTGAACTGAACATTACAGTACACTTTTCTTTTTTCACAAAGTCCATTTTACTAAAATATGTACTAAAAATCCAGTCGTATCAGCAGAATATTTGTCATGTATTAAAAAAGAGACAGCCGAAACCGACTGTCTCTTTAAAATATCTGCTTAATAAGACTTATGCTTCTGTCTCTTCGTCAGCATAGCCCTGAGAATCTGACTCAAGAGCCTTCATGCTCAGGCTGATCTTCTTTTCAGCTTCGTTCAGGTCAACAACCTTTGCTGTGATCTCCTGTCCGATGGAAAGAACATCAGATGGCTTATCAACATGATTTTTGGAGATCTGGGATACGTGAAGCAGTGCATCTACTCCAGGTGCAAGTTCAACAAATGCTCCGAAATCTGTCATACGTGCAACTTTTCCTGTTACAACGTTGCCTACAGCAAAATCTTCTGCTGCATTTACCCATGGATTTGTCTCCGGGAACTTCAGGCTGAGTGCAATTTTTGTATCACGGATGTCTTTTACGAGAACTTTCAGCTCATCACCAACATGGAATACTTTCTTTGGATTATCAACACGTCCCCATGACATCTCTGAGATATGAAGAAGACCGTCAACACCACCAAGATCAACGAATGCTCCGAAATCTGTCACATTCTTAACAGTTCCTTCTACTGTATCGCCAACATGTAATTTAGCGAATAACTCTTTCTGCTTTTCAGCACGCTCAGCAACAAGAAGCTGTCTTCTGTCACCGATCACACGGTTTCTTCTCGGGTTGAACTCGCTGATTACAAACTCAATTTCCTGTCCCTCGTACTTGCTGAGATCCTTCTCATAAGAATCAGATACAAGGCTTGCAGGAATGAAGACTCTTACTTCATCAACTGTTGTACAGATTCCACCACCGAGAATCTGAGTAACTGTGGCTTTTAATACTTCATGATTTTCAAATGCTTCACGAAGTCTTTCATTTCCTTTTTCAGCAGCCAGTCTCTTGTATGTAAGAAGAACCTGACCCTCTCCGTCATTTACTTTCAGTACTTTGACAGTCATTGTATCACCAACATTGACTACGGTTGTAAGATCCAGTGACTGGTCATTGGAATACTCGTTCTTTGTAATGATACCATCAGCTTTGTATCCGATATTCAGGATGATCTCATCTGGCTTTACATCGATTACAGTTCCCTCTACGACCTCTCCATTGTGAATAGTTTTAAATGACTCGTCTAACATCTGTTCAAAAGATAATTCTGACATTATTTTGAACCTCCTCAATTATATTGTTGGGCGTGGATGCCCCTGCTGTAATACCTACTGTTTCCACTGACCCTAATTGATTCAAATCCAAATCGCCAAGTGTCTGTATATAGTACGTATTGTTACATGCTTTTCTGCATATTTCAAATAACTTCTGGGTATTGGAACTATGTTTGTCACCAATAACGATCATAGCATCCACCGTCTCTGCTATGCTCCGGGCTTCAGTCTGACGCTCCTTTGTAGCATTACAGATTGTATTTAAAACACTTACATCATAACTCTTTTTTTCAATAATTTCAACTAATTCTTTAAATTTATTGTAATTAAATGTCGTTTGTGCCACAATGCATATTTTCTGGTCTGCAGGGCAGGAAAAACTTTCTGCTTCTTCTACGTTTCGGATCACGCTGACCGGGGATTTTGCCCATCCCCGGATTCCCTGGACTTCCGGGTGATCGGGATTCCCGATGATAATGATACGATCCCCCTGTTCACTGTGCTTTTCTACGATCTTATGGATTTTCTTGACAAACGGGCAGGTTGCATCAACAATATGGATCCCTTTTTTTTCAAGTTCCTCGTAAACTCTTTTTTCTACACCGTGGGAACGGATAATAACGGTTCCTTCTTTCAGTGCAGCAAGATCCTCTTCACTTCTAATGACACGGACACCTCTTTTTTCCATATCTTTGACTACTTCTTCATTGTGGATGATCGGTCCGTAGGTATAAATTTTTTCATCGGTTCCGGTTTCAGTACATTTGTAAACTGTATCAACAGCTCTTTTTACTCCGAAACAAAATCCAGCAGATTCTGCTTTGATAATTTTCATCAGATTCTCCCGATCCTTTCTTATCTACAATGATCACAGATCGTACGCACTACTTCGTCGATCGTCATGTTGGAACTGTCAACGAGGATGGCATCTTCTGCCTGTTTCAAAGGAGCGACCTCTCTTGTCATATCCCGATGATCCCTCTCCTTAATATCCGTCATGATCTTTTCAAGAGTGATATGCTCTCCCTTTGCCGACAGTTCTTCATATCTGCGTTTTGCACGGGTTTCAACACTGGCAGTCAGGTAAATCTTTACATCAGCATCCGGCAGAATATTTGTTCCAATGTCCCTGCCATCCAT
This region includes:
- the ispH gene encoding 4-hydroxy-3-methylbut-2-enyl diphosphate reductase, with the translated sequence MKIIKAESAGFCFGVKRAVDTVYKCTETGTDEKIYTYGPIIHNEEVVKDMEKRGVRVIRSEEDLAALKEGTVIIRSHGVEKRVYEELEKKGIHIVDATCPFVKKIHKIVEKHSEQGDRIIIIGNPDHPEVQGIRGWAKSPVSVIRNVEEAESFSCPADQKICIVAQTTFNYNKFKELVEIIEKKSYDVSVLNTICNATKERQTEARSIAETVDAMIVIGDKHSSNTQKLFEICRKACNNTYYIQTLGDLDLNQLGSVETVGITAGASTPNNIIEEVQNNVRIIF
- a CDS encoding RnfABCDGE type electron transport complex subunit D, whose amino-acid sequence is MNENYNVSSSPHIRDKVTSSNIMLMVVISLLPATFFGIWNFRHENAWILIVLTTAAAVLAEYLWEKLMHKPVTIKDFSAVVTGLLLALNLPPTLPWWMGVVGAFFAIIVVKQLFGGLGQNFMNPALGARCFLLICFAGKMTNFVYDGVTGPTPLANLKAGESVDSFAMLIGNTSGTIGETSVIALMIGAMFLILMGVIDLRIPGTYILTFVIFISLFGGHGFDPQYITAHLCGGGLMLGAWFMATDYVTSPITSKGKIVYGICLGCLTGLFRLFGGSAEGVSYAIIISNLLVPLIEKATLPKPFGKGGEK
- the rpsA gene encoding 30S ribosomal protein S1, whose protein sequence is MSELSFEQMLDESFKTIHNGEVVEGTVIDVKPDEIILNIGYKADGIITKNEYSNDQSLDLTTVVNVGDTMTVKVLKVNDGEGQVLLTYKRLAAEKGNERLREAFENHEVLKATVTQILGGGICTTVDEVRVFIPASLVSDSYEKDLSKYEGQEIEFVISEFNPRRNRVIGDRRQLLVAERAEKQKELFAKLHVGDTVEGTVKNVTDFGAFVDLGGVDGLLHISEMSWGRVDNPKKVFHVGDELKVLVKDIRDTKIALSLKFPETNPWVNAAEDFAVGNVVTGKVARMTDFGAFVELAPGVDALLHVSQISKNHVDKPSDVLSIGQEITAKVVDLNEAEKKISLSMKALESDSQGYADEETEA
- the rsxC gene encoding electron transport complex subunit RsxC → MGLLTFKGGIHPDDGKRFSKDQPIKALLPTGDLIYPLSQHIGAPAVPVVKKGDQVLKGQMIAEAGGFVSAPVYSSVSGKVKALEKHFNPTGTKVDCIVIQNDGEYQEAEYAPVKPLNEMTREEIISKIGDAGIVGMGGAGFPTRVKLSPKDADKIEYIIANCAECEPYITADYRRMLEYTEDLVSGMRVILSLFPNARGIFAVEDNKKDCIQKLQDAVSEEPKMDVKALMTKYPQGAERQLIYAVTGRAINASMLPADAGCIVDNVETLIGIHNAVINGKPLMERVVTVSGDAVAEPGNFLVPLGISHKELIEAAGGFTEEPEKLISGGPMMGFAMVTLDAPVTKTSSSLLAFKEDIVKKSPETACINCARCVDVCPSRIIPSRLADFAKRQDEASFVAWNGLECVECGSCSYVCPAKRQLKQSIGSMRKITLANRKKK